GGGTGGCTGGATGTTGGTTGATTGTCTTCTTTGtccccctcttcttctttctgctgaaaaaaaaaacaagcagtaTTAATCATAAGTAATTGAAACTtaagatataaaaatatataaagtcaATATTGCTTTCACTTACCATAGTAGCAGTAGTTAGCTTTTGTATCTCAACCTCCACAGCTTCAGTCAGTCGTGCGTAGATGTCATCAGCCTCTTCATCAGGGAGGAAGGGTAGATTCTTGAACCGAGGGTCAACAGCTGATGCCATGTACAGGGTCTCCTTTTCAtttgcatatctttttttttttagatcttctGCTATTGCTTCCTTAATATCCTTGAGTGTATCTGAATCATCAGGACTTCGTTCAGTGCCCATGATGAACTTGGCATGAAGTGGTGCAATCAGTGACAGTGTTGGCatgctctcctctgacatcactaATGTGGCATCTTTCATAGGCTTCAGTGCTTTGAGGACCTCTTCTGCACATGTGAAGATatccttttaatttttttctgaccTCATTGGAAAGAAGTGCTGCACATATTGCTGTTTACTGTTCTAAAAACCTCTCAGTCATGTCATAGGAGCTATTCCAGCGTGTAACGACATCTGTAATCAGCCGGTGCTTTGGTAGCTCGAGTTGGTCCTGTTTGAGATTTAGCTGGTGACTAGCTATTGCATTGCGCCTAAAAAAGCCAGTGACATGCCTAATTCTGCCAAGCAGTCTGGCCACTGCTGGTAGTTTAAGTGCTTTCTGTGAGGCTAGGTTTAGGCTGTGAGCAAAACACTGAATGTGGCTAACCTGTGCAAGTCTAGCAGCCACAGCCATGTTGGCAGCATTATCTGTGACTACAACAGGATCTTTAGCAGTCAAGCCCCATTCATCAAGAGCATCACGGAGCAAAcctgcaattagagatgagcgaaattacagtaaatttgattcgtcacaaacttctcggctcggcagttgatgacttttcctgcataaattagttcagctttccggtgctccggtgggctggaaaaggtggatacagtcctaggagactctttcctaggaatgtatccaccttttccagcccaccggagcacctgaaggctgaactaatttacgcaggaaaagtaatcaactgccgagccgagaagttcgtgacgaatcgaatttactgtaagttcactcatctctacctgCAATGTTTTCCCCGGTGTGGCTGTCATTTATGGGTCACATTTGCAGCACGTGGGAGTCTAACTTTCACTCGCCTGTAATGTGATCAACTGTTATGGTCACGTATGACTCGGTGCAGCTTGATATCCAAGCATCACATGTCAAAGCCACTCTCCAGGCAGAACTAAGTTCCTCCAGCACAATCATTTTTACATCTTTGTACATCTTAGGTAAGGCGATGTCCGAGATGTGTTGTCGGGAGGGTAGGGCGTGGCGGGGCTCCATCTCGTTCACCATATTCTGAAAGTCGTCATTCTCCACCACACTAAGAGGGCGCAGGTTTTTGCAAATGAAATGGAGGACAGATTGTGTTATTCTTGTTGCACGAATCGAGCATGGTGGAAACTTGGAAGAATTAGCTTGTTCTAGAGTCATCTTAGAAACGGGGGTTGCTGCTTGTTTTAAGTTTACCTCTATGTCGCCATGATGCCTGGCCATGTGGGCACGTAGGTTTGTCTTAATCCTGCAGTATTTGATTCTGGCGTGACATATTTTGCACACAGTATGGCTCTTGTCATACTCCTTACTCCCTGGTTTATTATAGAAGCCCAAATAAGTCCAAATGCCTGCTTTGTAAATCCCTGGAGCCTTCCGTATCTCGTTCTCATTGCCAGCCATGTTTGAAGCAGCGTTCACTCTGCAGCAGCTACCGCGATACTACAGAGCAAACAGGAAGGAGACCATACACAGGACAACTCTCGCGAGATCTTGTTGTTTCTTTGCTGCGGGTGGGACAGAGCTGGTGAATAACAGGTgcactgccaactagtggtcaggcgtttaagtgttataaaaaaataagacAGTGAAATAAGACGGTGAAATAaagtaaatgttaattataaatAGTTTATCAAAGATATTAGAATATATTTTGAATCGATAGAGTATCGTctaatgaaaaatcgcgatatttgactgaatcgattttttcttacaccccaatacacatacagcacatttaaccattacacatacatacagtatatatacacacacagtacattacagacacatgtatactactcacatataatacattacagacacatacagtatgtacactgctcaaaaaaataaagggaacactaacataacacatcctagatctgaatgaactaatcgtatgaaatactttcgtctttacatagttgaatgtactgacaacaggtctggatatggagtcacgctcaaaatcaaagtggaaaaccccactacaggctgatccaactttgatgtaatgttcttaaaacaagtcaaaatgaggctcagtagtgtgtgtggcctccacgggcctgtatgacctccctagaacgcctgggcatgctcctgatgaggtggatagtctcctgagggatgtcctcccagacctggactaaagagagagacatgatgttccagatgtgctcaatgagattcaggtttggggaacgggcgggccagtcctatagcatcaatgccttcgtcttgcaggaattgctgacacactccagccacatgaggtctaggatTGTCTTGAATTAGAAGGAGcctagggccaaccacaccagcatatggtctcacaagggggctGAGGATCTCAACTCAgtacctaatggtagtcaggctacctctggcaaactaATTAGTGGAGGGGGGCCTTGGTAAGTAAGGTATCCCAAACCTAATGGTCACTGTGGCTGGGTTCCAAAAATCCTGTGTACAGAAGGTTAACCCTCACTGCAGCACTCTActaatctggcctttatggcagTGGTCATAACGAAATCTCCACACATGAAAGCCCACATGGAGTTTgaaaaaaagcacctaaagggCAATTAGACTGCGAGAAACAGGATTCTCcaatctgatgaaaccaagagtGAACATTCTGGCCTCAATTGTGAGTGTCATGCCTAAAGGAAGCCAAGCActgctgcccaataccatccctacagtaaagcgTGGTGGTGGCAATGTTTTTCAATAGGGGTGTTTTTCAGTGTCTTGCACAAGGAGATTGGTAAGGGGTGAGGTAAAgctaaatggagcaaagtacaagaAATATTCTTGATGAAAACCTGATGCCAGAGTGCTCTAGACCTAAAACTGGGCCAAAGGTTCACTTTTTAACAAGACAACAACACAAAGcaaacagccaagacaacacatgaTCAGCTTATAGACAACTCTGTGAAAATACTTAAGggtcccagccagagccctgacttgaacccaatcaaacatctctgagacctgaaaatggcttccactgttGGCCcttatccaacctgacagagctttagagaatctgcagagaagaatggaagAAAATGCCATTATCCAGATGTGATGACCTTGTGGCTTTATACCCAAGAAAATTGAAGGCTGTAATCTCTTCCAAAAATACTTCAATGTAATACAGAGTAAAGAGACTGAATACTTTTgtaaacactatatatatatatatatatatatatatatatatatatatatatatatattgaggcagtgtggcaaggaaagggtgtatttccttggctcaccctgcagaagctctcacctgcttcttaagtaatgaggcaggagggaagggaggtgtgtatatgagatggagactcagtctaatctgggctcttccaAGGAGACAgcttgtgggctgtagggaagagacagagcctgctgaggagaacacagcccgagctatgagtagctcaaagagagtgacatgaattgtgagtagaaggttgcaggggacatatgtttaaccggctgagggaagctcagtggttgttagtcaggacaagctgatctgtttagtcagtgaccagatggtctaggattttgtttgttcctgctttttgtttatttctttccctgcaacctgtctaataaaactggcaaggtgccagatttgcattataaacgtttgtttgctggtttattgagaagaaacgcatcctgtggcgtggtccagcacgatcccagagctaatccccaagacggatcgtcacattttggtggaggatgcgggcacgccgttgctaagggcaacccattgccaagggcaaccaacaggcgagttggagaggagctgttgctaggagcaacccccagcaagattgcaagtcggaggagcccagcagaga
Above is a genomic segment from Hyla sarda isolate aHylSar1 chromosome 1, aHylSar1.hap1, whole genome shotgun sequence containing:
- the LOC130274547 gene encoding E3 SUMO-protein ligase ZBED1-like; protein product: MKDATLVMSEESMPTLSLIAPLHAKFIMGTERSPDDSDTLKDIKEAIAEDLKKKRYANEKETLYMASAVDPRFKNLPFLPDEEADDIYARLTEAVEVEIQKLTTATMQKEEEGDKEDNQPTSSHP